A region from the Curtobacterium sp. MCBA15_012 genome encodes:
- a CDS encoding DeoR/GlpR family DNA-binding transcription regulator, with amino-acid sequence MRDDDLFLAGSLPAPLRQDRIVSIVEGAPGLVRTASLAAALGTSEVTVRQDLATLDLEARIRRVRGGAVRLGAGPGERPLEETAVEHQVAKAAIGRAAADLVRSGQCVVLDVGTTPAAVAEALVARADLVDVTVVTNSLTTALALERAVPRFTVVVTGGTLRPLQHSLVAPLNNAVLPMIAADVAFLGGTGLDVEHGLTNVNLPEAEAKRMLAATARRTVVVVDGSKFDRAHLGVVRALRDIDVVVTADAPAEAVERVRSAGVEVVVADGGAPPADGPTPTPAPDRPAGKDDTA; translated from the coding sequence GTGCGCGACGACGACCTCTTCCTCGCCGGATCCCTGCCAGCGCCGCTCCGGCAGGACCGGATCGTGTCGATCGTCGAGGGCGCGCCCGGACTCGTCCGCACGGCATCGCTCGCCGCCGCCCTGGGCACGAGTGAGGTGACGGTCCGCCAGGACCTCGCCACACTCGACCTGGAGGCGCGGATCCGGCGGGTGCGCGGCGGTGCGGTCCGCCTCGGGGCCGGTCCGGGCGAGCGCCCCCTCGAGGAGACCGCGGTCGAGCACCAGGTCGCGAAGGCCGCGATCGGCCGCGCTGCGGCCGACCTCGTCCGGTCCGGGCAGTGCGTGGTCCTCGACGTCGGGACGACGCCCGCCGCCGTGGCCGAGGCGCTCGTGGCCCGCGCCGACCTGGTCGACGTGACCGTCGTGACGAACTCGCTGACGACCGCACTGGCGCTCGAACGCGCCGTGCCGCGGTTCACGGTCGTGGTGACCGGCGGGACCCTGCGTCCGCTCCAGCACTCCCTGGTCGCACCGCTGAACAACGCCGTGCTGCCGATGATCGCCGCCGACGTGGCGTTCCTCGGCGGGACGGGGCTCGACGTCGAGCACGGGCTCACCAACGTCAACCTGCCCGAGGCCGAGGCCAAGCGGATGCTCGCCGCGACCGCACGGCGTACGGTCGTGGTGGTCGACGGATCGAAGTTCGACCGGGCACACCTCGGTGTCGTCCGGGCACTCCGGGACATCGACGTGGTCGTCACCGCGGACGCCCCGGCCGAGGCGGTCGAACGGGTCCGGTCCGCCGGGGTCGAGGTGGTCGTCGCCGACGGGGGAGCGCCACCGGCAGACGGACCGACTCCGACACCAGCACCAGACCGACCCGCAGGGAAGGACGACACCGCATGA
- the galT gene encoding galactose-1-phosphate uridylyltransferase codes for MITKRVTTLADGRELIYFDDADTQLPAERSIDARVLDPRPETARMRQDVLTGEWVSIAASRQNRVFLPPADQDPLAPQTPANPSEIPSRYDVAVFENRSPSFGPLLEADDAPESLESLSDVGLNRQLRSVGRCEVVCFSPATEGSFASITESRARTVVEAWADRTAALSAMPGIQQVFPFENRGEAIGVTLHHPHGQIYSYPYVTPRTQRLLASIERFGPDLFEQHLANERASERVVLQGEHFTAFVPFAARWPIEVHMLPHRHVPDFAGLTDAEKDELASMHLRLTRGLDALYDTPTPYIAAWHQAPVHVGRDTVRLMLQITSPRRAADKLKFLAGSEAAMGAWIGDLVPEKAAEFIRGGIERA; via the coding sequence GTGATCACCAAGCGCGTGACGACGCTCGCCGACGGCCGCGAGCTCATCTACTTCGACGACGCCGACACGCAGCTGCCCGCCGAGCGCAGCATCGACGCGCGTGTCCTCGACCCCCGCCCCGAGACCGCGCGGATGCGACAGGACGTCCTCACGGGCGAGTGGGTGTCGATCGCGGCGAGCCGGCAGAACCGGGTGTTCCTGCCGCCGGCCGACCAGGACCCGCTGGCGCCGCAGACGCCCGCGAACCCCTCCGAGATCCCGAGCCGCTACGACGTCGCGGTGTTCGAGAACCGGTCGCCCTCGTTCGGCCCCCTGCTCGAGGCAGACGACGCCCCCGAGTCGCTCGAGTCGCTGTCCGACGTCGGCCTGAACCGACAGCTCCGGAGCGTCGGTCGGTGCGAGGTCGTGTGCTTCTCGCCCGCGACCGAGGGCTCCTTCGCGTCGATCACGGAGTCGCGCGCGCGCACCGTCGTCGAGGCCTGGGCGGACCGCACCGCTGCCCTGTCGGCGATGCCCGGCATCCAGCAGGTGTTCCCGTTCGAGAACCGCGGCGAGGCGATCGGCGTCACGCTGCACCACCCGCACGGGCAGATCTACTCGTACCCGTACGTCACCCCGCGCACGCAGCGTCTGCTCGCGTCGATCGAGCGCTTCGGCCCCGACCTGTTCGAGCAGCACCTGGCGAACGAGCGGGCCTCGGAGCGCGTGGTGCTGCAGGGCGAGCACTTCACGGCCTTCGTGCCGTTCGCCGCGCGCTGGCCGATCGAGGTCCACATGCTGCCGCACCGGCACGTGCCGGACTTCGCCGGGCTGACCGACGCCGAGAAGGACGAGCTCGCGTCGATGCACCTCCGCCTGACCCGCGGGCTCGACGCGCTGTACGACACCCCGACGCCGTACATCGCCGCCTGGCACCAGGCCCCGGTCCACGTCGGCCGGGACACCGTGCGGCTCATGCTGCAGATCACGTCGCCGCGTCGTGCGGCGGACAAGCTGAAGTTCCTGGCCGGCAGCGAAGCCGCCATGGGCGCCTGGATCGGGGACCTCGTGCCCGAGAAGGCCGCCGAGTTCATCCGAGGAGGGATCGAGCGCGCATGA
- the galK gene encoding galactokinase: MTFQQVYGYEPAVRYSAPGRVNLIGEHTDYNDGYVLPFAIDRRTVASITPREDRLIRVASAFEPDAVHELSLDELDPSRMDGWSAYVFGIAWALREQAGADLSGVTGFDVFIDSDVPVGAGLSSSAAIECGVALAFTDLWDLGLSRKQLARVGQYSENHAVGAPTGIMDQSASLLGEQDAVVFLDCRTLDTAVVDLALEANGLEVLVVDTRVEHAHATGGYKARRDSCERGAAAMGVEALRDLSVDDLPRAQELLDDETFRRVRHVVTEDQRVLDTVRTLREQGPRAIGDLLVASHASMRDDFEISVPELDLAVSTAMEHGAVGARMTGGGFGGAAIALVDREARDRVSAAVTAAFAAAGYREPNVFTVHAAQGARLD, translated from the coding sequence ATGACGTTCCAGCAGGTCTACGGGTACGAGCCGGCAGTGCGGTACTCCGCACCCGGTCGCGTCAACCTCATCGGCGAGCACACCGACTACAACGACGGCTACGTGCTGCCGTTCGCGATCGACCGCCGCACGGTCGCGTCGATCACCCCGCGCGAGGACCGCCTGATCCGCGTCGCCTCGGCCTTCGAGCCGGACGCGGTGCACGAGCTGTCCCTCGACGAGCTCGACCCGTCGCGCATGGACGGCTGGTCGGCGTACGTCTTCGGCATCGCCTGGGCGCTCCGCGAGCAGGCCGGTGCGGACCTGTCCGGCGTGACCGGGTTCGACGTGTTCATCGACTCCGACGTGCCGGTGGGCGCGGGGCTCTCGTCGAGCGCCGCGATCGAGTGCGGCGTCGCACTGGCGTTCACCGACCTCTGGGACCTCGGGCTCTCGCGCAAGCAGCTGGCGCGCGTCGGGCAGTACTCCGAGAACCACGCCGTCGGCGCCCCGACCGGGATCATGGACCAGTCCGCGTCGCTCCTCGGCGAGCAGGACGCGGTCGTGTTCCTGGACTGCCGCACCCTCGACACCGCCGTGGTCGACCTGGCGCTCGAGGCGAACGGCCTCGAGGTCCTCGTGGTCGACACCCGCGTCGAGCACGCACACGCCACGGGCGGGTACAAGGCCCGGCGCGACTCGTGCGAGCGCGGTGCGGCGGCGATGGGCGTCGAGGCGCTGCGCGACCTGTCGGTCGACGACCTCCCGCGTGCCCAGGAGCTGCTCGACGACGAGACCTTCCGACGCGTCCGGCACGTCGTCACCGAGGACCAGCGCGTCCTCGACACCGTCCGCACGCTGCGCGAGCAGGGACCGCGCGCGATCGGCGACCTGCTCGTCGCCTCGCACGCCTCGATGCGCGACGACTTCGAGATCTCGGTGCCGGAGCTCGACCTGGCCGTCTCGACCGCGATGGAGCACGGTGCCGTCGGCGCGCGCATGACCGGCGGCGGCTTCGGTGGTGCCGCGATCGCGCTGGTCGACCGGGAGGCGCGTGACCGCGTCTCCGCGGCCGTCACCGCCGCGTTCGCCGCGGCCGGGTACCGCGAGCCGAACGTGTTCACCGTGCACGCGGCGCAGGGCGCGCGGCTCGACTGA
- a CDS encoding tetrahydrofolate dehydrogenase/cyclohydrolase catalytic domain-containing protein, producing the protein MPRALWAGEGSAVRIDGTALAARTLDDLKVRIDRLHDHGFRPGLGTIMVGQNPGSVSYVAGKHRDSAQIGLDSIRIDLPETASAADIRAAILQMNDDPRVTAFIVQLPLPQGIDPIPMLELMNPAKDADGLHPTNLGELVLAVPGGAGTIDAPLPCTPRGIVAMLEAYDVPIRGRHVTIIGQGLTVGRPLGLLLTRLEATATLTHSLTEDVAAECRRADIIVAAAGVAGLVQPDWVKPGAAVIDVGISRVLDEGTGKAKLRGDVDPAVASVAGFLSPTPGGVGPMTRAMLMKNVVEAAERHLH; encoded by the coding sequence CTGCCGCGCGCGCTGTGGGCGGGGGAGGGCTCTGCCGTCCGCATCGACGGCACCGCCCTCGCCGCCCGCACGCTCGACGACCTGAAGGTCCGCATCGACCGGTTGCACGACCACGGCTTCCGGCCCGGACTCGGCACGATCATGGTCGGGCAGAACCCCGGCTCGGTGTCGTACGTCGCGGGCAAGCACCGTGACTCGGCGCAGATCGGGCTCGACTCGATCCGCATCGACCTGCCCGAGACCGCGAGTGCGGCGGACATCCGCGCGGCGATCCTGCAGATGAACGACGACCCCCGGGTCACCGCGTTCATCGTGCAGCTGCCGCTCCCGCAGGGCATCGACCCCATCCCGATGCTCGAGCTGATGAACCCCGCCAAGGACGCCGACGGCCTGCACCCGACGAACCTCGGCGAGCTCGTCCTCGCGGTCCCCGGTGGTGCGGGCACGATCGACGCCCCGCTGCCGTGCACCCCGCGCGGCATCGTCGCGATGCTCGAGGCGTACGACGTCCCGATCCGCGGTCGGCACGTCACGATCATCGGGCAGGGACTGACCGTCGGCCGGCCGCTCGGCCTGCTGCTCACCCGCCTCGAGGCCACCGCGACCCTGACGCACTCGCTGACCGAGGACGTCGCGGCCGAGTGCCGTCGCGCCGACATCATCGTCGCCGCGGCCGGGGTCGCCGGACTCGTGCAGCCGGACTGGGTCAAGCCCGGTGCGGCCGTGATCGACGTCGGCATCAGCCGGGTCCTCGACGAGGGCACCGGCAAGGCGAAGCTCCGCGGCGACGTCGACCCCGCGGTCGCGTCGGTCGCCGGGTTCCTGTCGCCGACGCCGGGCGGGGTCGGCCCGATGACCCGCGCGATGCTCATGAAGAACGTGGTCGAGGCCGCGGAGCGCCACCTGCACTAG
- the glyA gene encoding serine hydroxymethyltransferase — MTDLSPTATQSSFNAPLSEVDPEIAAVLQQELGRQRDFLEMIASENFVPRAILESQGSVLTNKYAEGYPGKRYYGGCEYVDVAEQLAIDRAKALFGAAYANVQPHSGATANAAVLHAIASAGDTILGLELAHGGHLTHGMKLNFSGRIYNAVSYGVDPETFEVDYDDIRAKAIEHQPKVLIAGWSAYPRQLDFAKFREIADEVGAKLWVDMAHFAGLVAAGLHPSPVPHAHVVSSTVHKTLAGPRSGIILSNDETLFKKLNSAVFPGQQGGPLMHVIAAKATAFLLAGTPEFKDRQERTIRGAQALAARLTQPDAKAAGIDVLTGGTDVHLVLVDLRESEVDGKQAEDLLHEVGITVNRNSVPFDPRPPMVTSGVRIGTSALATRGFGDAEFAEVADVIALTLMPNPDVAALSARVKALTDAFPLYA, encoded by the coding sequence ATCACCGACCTGTCGCCCACCGCGACCCAGTCGTCCTTCAACGCCCCCCTCTCCGAGGTCGACCCGGAGATCGCCGCCGTCCTGCAGCAGGAGCTCGGCCGGCAGCGCGACTTCCTCGAGATGATCGCGTCCGAGAACTTCGTGCCGCGCGCGATCCTCGAGTCCCAGGGCTCGGTGCTCACGAACAAGTACGCCGAGGGCTACCCCGGCAAGCGCTACTACGGCGGCTGCGAGTACGTCGACGTCGCCGAGCAGCTCGCCATCGACCGTGCGAAGGCCCTGTTCGGCGCCGCGTACGCGAACGTGCAGCCGCACTCCGGTGCCACCGCGAACGCCGCGGTCCTGCACGCCATCGCCAGCGCCGGGGACACCATCCTCGGCCTCGAGCTCGCACACGGCGGGCACCTGACCCACGGCATGAAGCTCAACTTCTCCGGCCGCATCTACAACGCGGTCTCGTACGGCGTCGACCCCGAGACCTTCGAGGTCGACTACGACGACATCCGCGCCAAGGCGATCGAGCACCAGCCGAAGGTCCTCATCGCGGGCTGGTCGGCGTACCCCCGCCAGCTCGACTTCGCCAAGTTCCGCGAGATCGCCGACGAGGTCGGCGCGAAGCTCTGGGTCGACATGGCGCACTTCGCCGGTCTCGTCGCCGCGGGTCTGCACCCCTCGCCCGTCCCGCACGCACACGTCGTGTCCTCGACCGTGCACAAGACGCTCGCCGGTCCCCGCTCGGGCATCATCCTGTCGAACGACGAGACGCTGTTCAAGAAGCTCAACTCGGCCGTGTTCCCGGGCCAGCAGGGCGGCCCGCTGATGCACGTCATCGCGGCGAAGGCCACCGCGTTCCTCCTCGCCGGCACCCCGGAGTTCAAGGACCGCCAGGAGCGCACCATCCGCGGTGCGCAGGCGCTCGCCGCCCGGCTCACGCAGCCCGACGCCAAGGCCGCCGGCATCGACGTCCTCACCGGCGGCACCGACGTGCACCTGGTGCTCGTCGACCTGCGCGAGTCCGAGGTCGACGGCAAGCAGGCCGAGGACCTCCTGCACGAGGTCGGCATCACCGTGAACCGCAACTCCGTGCCGTTCGACCCGCGCCCGCCGATGGTCACCTCGGGTGTCCGCATCGGCACCTCGGCGCTGGCGACCCGCGGCTTCGGCGACGCCGAGTTCGCCGAGGTGGCGGACGTCATCGCGCTGACGCTCATGCCGAACCCGGACGTCGCAGCGCTCTCGGCCCGGGTGAAGGCCCTGACCGACGCGTTCCCGCTCTACGCGTGA
- the clpS gene encoding ATP-dependent Clp protease adapter ClpS — protein sequence MSLASPDLDERTDLRARHDVPWTTVVWDDPVNLMSYVTYVFQTYFGFGRDRADRLMRQVHEDGRAVVASGAREAMERHVEAMHGYGLQATVERAPGADA from the coding sequence ATGAGCCTGGCGAGCCCCGACCTCGACGAGCGCACCGACCTGCGCGCCCGCCACGACGTCCCGTGGACGACCGTGGTGTGGGACGACCCGGTGAACCTCATGTCGTACGTCACCTACGTCTTCCAGACGTACTTCGGGTTCGGGCGCGACCGGGCCGACCGGCTGATGCGGCAGGTGCACGAGGACGGCCGGGCGGTCGTCGCGTCGGGTGCCCGCGAGGCGATGGAACGCCACGTCGAGGCGATGCACGGCTACGGCCTCCAGGCGACCGTCGAACGCGCACCGGGAGCGGACGCGTGA
- a CDS encoding DUF2017 family protein, with product MIPFVRRADGLHLGMSSGERSVLASLVEQLQQVLEGDLAADPVSARMFPEAYPGDAEASAEFAKYTRSDLLAQKTTNAGTVHAWLTGAHDGALTAEDEQAWLRALTDLRLTIAERLGIVDAASEEASYTGDAGVGLRDVYDWVGYVQEHLVTSLTSQR from the coding sequence GTGATCCCGTTCGTCCGCCGCGCCGACGGCCTGCACCTCGGGATGTCCTCCGGCGAGCGCAGCGTCCTCGCGAGCCTCGTCGAGCAGCTGCAGCAGGTGCTCGAGGGCGACCTGGCCGCCGACCCGGTGTCGGCGCGGATGTTCCCCGAGGCCTACCCGGGTGACGCCGAGGCGAGCGCGGAGTTCGCGAAGTACACCCGCTCCGACCTGCTCGCCCAGAAGACGACGAACGCGGGCACCGTGCACGCCTGGCTGACGGGTGCCCACGACGGCGCCCTGACCGCCGAGGACGAGCAGGCCTGGCTGCGCGCCCTGACCGACCTGCGGCTGACGATCGCCGAGCGGCTCGGCATCGTGGACGCCGCCTCCGAGGAGGCGTCGTACACCGGTGACGCCGGTGTCGGCCTCCGTGACGTGTACGACTGGGTCGGGTACGTGCAGGAACACCTGGTCACCTCGCTCACCTCCCAGCGCTGA
- a CDS encoding NAD(P)H-binding protein: MTDTIAITGVTGDVGGKTLALLHASGADVRAVVRRSEQADRLRERGVDARLADLDDVDALTRALDGVDRFFLVTPVSERQAEQGEAGVRAAQRAGVPRIVHLSGGDAAEHSPMPWAAAAWRTDRLVRESGLAWTILHPSAFMTNLVPSAPAIRRGWYPHTTGRGRAGWIDTVDIARTAAAVLTSDDHDGTEPVLTGPRALDAAGIAGELSAGLGRRVRPLHLPSRVYRAVVRAGGVPAWQAEGLRQQFGRVLRRGLDGVDVMSDDVSRITGTAPRSLREWAADHRGELME, translated from the coding sequence ATGACCGACACGATCGCGATCACCGGCGTCACCGGGGACGTCGGCGGGAAGACCCTCGCCCTGCTGCACGCGTCCGGGGCGGACGTCCGCGCCGTCGTCCGGCGTTCCGAGCAGGCCGACCGCCTGCGGGAGCGCGGCGTCGACGCGCGCCTCGCCGACCTCGACGACGTCGATGCGCTCACGCGCGCCCTCGACGGCGTCGACCGGTTCTTCCTCGTCACGCCGGTCAGCGAGCGGCAGGCCGAGCAGGGCGAGGCCGGGGTCCGGGCAGCGCAGCGCGCCGGGGTCCCGCGGATCGTGCACCTGTCCGGCGGGGACGCGGCCGAGCACTCGCCGATGCCGTGGGCTGCTGCCGCCTGGCGGACGGACCGGCTCGTGCGCGAGAGCGGGCTCGCCTGGACGATCCTGCACCCCTCGGCGTTCATGACGAACCTCGTGCCCTCGGCCCCGGCGATCCGACGCGGCTGGTACCCGCACACCACCGGGCGGGGTCGGGCGGGCTGGATCGACACCGTCGACATCGCCCGGACCGCGGCCGCAGTGCTGACGAGCGACGACCACGACGGCACCGAACCCGTCCTCACCGGTCCGCGCGCGCTCGACGCCGCGGGCATCGCCGGTGAGCTCTCCGCCGGGCTCGGCCGACGCGTCCGCCCGCTGCACCTGCCGAGCCGGGTGTACCGCGCGGTGGTCCGGGCCGGCGGCGTGCCCGCGTGGCAGGCCGAGGGGCTGCGCCAGCAGTTCGGCCGGGTGCTCCGCCGCGGCCTCGACGGCGTCGACGTGATGAGCGACGACGTGAGCCGGATCACGGGCACCGCGCCCCGGTCCCTCCGGGAGTGGGCGGCGGACCACCGCGGGGAACTGATGGAGTGA
- a CDS encoding MarR family winged helix-turn-helix transcriptional regulator produces MSSDGSVTPDDIDAIAAWTVVRAARELARRLGEDLAHLDLTPVEFGALVQLAAADHLSQADLARAVGIRPQSTATLVAALGTRGLVERGAAPGRGRASRLHLTPAGRELLAAAWPIAQASNAWFPDGGTAVAAALRPFTSGNATAEGADGVA; encoded by the coding sequence GTGTCAAGTGACGGCTCGGTGACCCCCGACGACATCGACGCGATCGCCGCGTGGACGGTGGTCCGAGCCGCCCGCGAACTCGCCCGCCGCCTCGGCGAGGACCTCGCGCACCTCGACCTGACCCCCGTCGAGTTCGGCGCACTCGTCCAGCTCGCCGCCGCCGACCACCTCAGCCAGGCCGACCTCGCCCGGGCCGTCGGGATCCGCCCGCAGAGCACGGCGACGCTGGTGGCCGCGCTCGGGACGCGGGGACTGGTCGAGCGGGGCGCCGCGCCGGGCCGGGGACGCGCCTCCCGGCTGCACCTGACGCCCGCCGGACGCGAGCTGCTGGCGGCCGCGTGGCCGATCGCGCAGGCGAGCAACGCGTGGTTCCCGGACGGCGGCACGGCCGTCGCGGCTGCGCTCCGGCCGTTCACGAGCGGGAACGCGACCGCCGAGGGGGCGGACGGCGTCGCCTGA
- a CDS encoding MarR family winged helix-turn-helix transcriptional regulator has protein sequence MEPHVALAVDLLTLHGRIRRTLLTGKADEVTASQTAALGRLLRYGEATVADLARAEGVRPQSMGATVQALVDLGLAERRPDPADGRRTLVRATETGERAREEAWSTRTGVLAERLATLSDADRDTVAQAVALLAPLTEP, from the coding sequence GTGGAACCACACGTCGCACTCGCGGTCGACCTGCTGACCCTGCACGGCCGCATCCGGCGGACCCTGCTCACGGGCAAGGCCGACGAGGTGACCGCGTCGCAGACCGCCGCACTCGGCCGACTGCTGCGGTACGGCGAGGCGACGGTCGCCGACCTCGCCCGCGCCGAGGGCGTCCGACCGCAGTCCATGGGCGCGACCGTCCAGGCACTCGTCGACCTCGGCCTGGCGGAGCGACGACCGGACCCCGCCGACGGGCGTCGCACCCTCGTCCGCGCCACCGAGACCGGGGAACGCGCCCGCGAGGAGGCCTGGTCGACCCGCACGGGCGTCCTCGCCGAGCGACTCGCGACCCTGTCCGACGCCGACCGCGACACGGTCGCCCAGGCCGTCGCGCTGCTCGCCCCGCTCACCGAACCCTGA
- a CDS encoding MFS transporter, with product MVGPLLNPINTTMVAVALAPISRDLGIGASQAIWLVAALYLASAVAQPTMGKLADRFGPKKVFLTGLVIVGVAGVVPELLTGFGGAITARVLIGIGTSSAYPAALTTLRQHSARIGKPTPPLVLGALSITSLVSAAAGPPLGGVLVAAFGWHAIFLVNVPLAVFGIVVAALWLPSDRLRPRDPDELPVRTALDPVGMLLTTGTVSALLVFLLDLRQGWWWLLGVAVALLVALVLWELRAVRPFVDVRLLARNGALSRTYARLFLTYLLAYTMTYGFSQWVQDVAGYPSDVAGYLQLPAAVVAGVVSFLVARRTAVRRPLVVAALVPLVGAALLLFLHAGSPLVLLLVVPALFGVPQALASVSNQAALYRVVPSEYIGTAAGLSRTSIYIGAIAASSLIGGVFGQAPTTPDLHVLAWVMLGVAVLLSVLTLADRALARADAR from the coding sequence CTGGTCGGGCCGCTCCTCAACCCGATCAACACCACGATGGTCGCCGTCGCCCTCGCCCCGATCTCGCGCGACCTCGGCATCGGGGCGTCGCAGGCGATCTGGCTCGTCGCCGCCCTGTACCTGGCGAGCGCGGTGGCCCAGCCGACGATGGGCAAGCTCGCCGACCGGTTCGGGCCGAAGAAGGTGTTCCTCACCGGACTCGTCATCGTCGGTGTCGCCGGCGTCGTGCCCGAGCTGCTGACGGGCTTCGGCGGCGCGATCACCGCGCGGGTGCTCATCGGGATCGGGACGTCCTCCGCGTACCCGGCGGCGCTCACCACGCTGCGGCAGCACTCGGCCCGGATCGGCAAGCCGACGCCGCCGCTCGTCCTCGGCGCGCTGTCGATCACCTCGCTCGTGTCCGCCGCCGCGGGGCCACCCCTCGGCGGGGTCCTCGTCGCGGCGTTCGGCTGGCACGCGATCTTCCTCGTCAACGTGCCGCTCGCGGTGTTCGGGATCGTGGTCGCTGCGCTGTGGTTGCCCTCGGACCGGCTCCGCCCGCGCGACCCCGACGAGCTGCCGGTGCGCACGGCGCTCGACCCGGTCGGCATGCTGCTCACCACCGGGACGGTGTCGGCGCTGCTCGTGTTCCTGCTCGACCTGCGGCAGGGCTGGTGGTGGCTGCTCGGCGTCGCGGTGGCGCTGCTCGTCGCCCTCGTCCTCTGGGAACTCCGCGCCGTGCGGCCCTTCGTCGACGTGCGCCTGCTCGCCCGGAACGGTGCCCTGTCGCGCACGTACGCCCGGCTCTTCCTGACGTACCTGCTCGCGTACACGATGACGTACGGGTTCTCGCAGTGGGTGCAGGACGTCGCGGGCTACCCGAGCGACGTCGCCGGGTACCTGCAGCTCCCGGCCGCGGTGGTCGCCGGCGTCGTGTCGTTCCTGGTCGCCCGGAGGACCGCGGTGCGCCGACCCCTCGTCGTCGCGGCGCTCGTCCCGCTCGTCGGCGCCGCGCTCCTGCTGTTCCTGCACGCCGGGTCGCCGCTCGTGCTGCTGCTCGTGGTGCCGGCGCTGTTCGGGGTGCCGCAGGCCCTGGCCTCGGTGTCGAACCAGGCGGCGCTGTACCGGGTCGTGCCGTCGGAGTACATCGGGACCGCGGCGGGGCTGTCCCGGACGAGCATCTACATCGGGGCGATCGCGGCGTCCTCGCTCATCGGCGGGGTGTTCGGCCAGGCCCCGACCACGCCGGACCTGCACGTGCTCGCGTGGGTGATGCTCGGGGTCGCGGTGCTGCTGTCCGTGCTGACGCTCGCCGACCGTGCGCTCGCCCGGGCCGACGCGCGCTGA